The following coding sequences are from one Triticum aestivum cultivar Chinese Spring chromosome 5A, IWGSC CS RefSeq v2.1, whole genome shotgun sequence window:
- the LOC123101196 gene encoding defensin-like protein 10, with protein MEAPKVKMPDLCLLLLMALMLLPGSEDHTCATVSQTYITLLCVRDTCVKNCHSEGYTGGKCVITSLEPPMLVCFCMKPC; from the exons ATGGAGGCTCCCAAGGTCAAGATGCCAGACTTGTGCTTGCTCTTGCTCATGGCACTCATGTTGCTTCCTG GGTCCGAAGATCATACCTGCGCGACGGTCAGCCAGACCTACATTACTCTCTTATGTGTGCGTGATACGTGCGTCAAGAACTGCCACAGCGAGGGCTACACAGGAGGGAAGTGCGTGATCACCTCCTTGGAACCTCCGATGTTAGTCTGCTTCTGCATGAAACCCTGCTGA